A region of Sphingomonas crusticola DNA encodes the following proteins:
- a CDS encoding DNA-3-methyladenine glycosylase family protein encodes MGLSAEQLKRSLDALAAIEPAFVAGLDRYGYPEPRLRDRGHVTLLRTIIGQQVSVSSANAIWSRLEQTVGANLDPPVLAAAPEEALRAAGLSRQKISYVKSLGQLIASGELDLLALPADDEEAIAALTRIKGIGRWSAEIYLLFAEARGDVWPAGDLAVQEEVGQLLGLPERPSEKMVRSLADRWRPHRGAAAIFTWHHYTRRLNAGKAEKAGKAPV; translated from the coding sequence GTGGGCTTGAGCGCTGAACAACTGAAACGCAGCCTGGATGCACTGGCGGCGATCGAGCCGGCCTTCGTTGCGGGGCTTGATCGCTACGGCTATCCCGAACCGCGGCTGCGCGACCGCGGCCATGTGACATTGCTGCGTACCATCATCGGCCAACAGGTGAGCGTCTCATCGGCGAACGCGATCTGGAGCCGCCTTGAGCAGACAGTCGGCGCCAATCTCGACCCCCCCGTGCTTGCGGCGGCGCCTGAAGAGGCGCTGCGTGCAGCCGGGCTGTCGCGCCAGAAAATCTCCTACGTGAAGAGCTTAGGCCAATTGATCGCCAGCGGTGAACTCGATCTGCTCGCCTTGCCGGCCGACGATGAGGAGGCGATCGCAGCACTCACGCGGATCAAGGGCATTGGCCGCTGGTCGGCGGAGATTTATCTGCTGTTCGCCGAAGCACGCGGAGACGTGTGGCCCGCAGGCGATCTCGCCGTTCAAGAAGAGGTCGGGCAATTGCTTGGCCTGCCCGAGCGGCCGTCGGAGAAGATGGTACGTAGCCTGGCGGATCGATGGCGACCCCACAGAGGGGCCGCGGCGATCTTCACCTGGCACCATTACACGCGCCGCCTGAATGCAGGGAAAGCCGAAAAAGCCGGGAAGGCGCCCGTCTAG
- a CDS encoding putative bifunctional diguanylate cyclase/phosphodiesterase, whose amino-acid sequence MVDLQKLILEMIARGEVLAATAERLCREMERLAPGVVCSIVGGEPDATMRLIAAPSLPEDYQAVFDSLGIRPSEAPGGGEPGDGSKAIGDPAADFLSAVALPPGVGARWSAPIRSAGKLVGALTFFFPEQRVATDLEREIAAVGIELCRIAFERDFALRANQRLLYTDSLTGLHNRACFEEALMEPPSTGGSALLLVDIDGLKTVNDTFGHNTGDSLIRTIAQRLAEAAAPYRAFRIGGDELAVLAAAEDVVPLAHRILDRLGQAADCAGHMLVPSMTIGAAIRAIDDKSGMIMRQNADLALYHGKDDGGRGSLVLYAPELRTRMNRRLRAIDQLRRALAEGRIEARYQPIVRLDSGAVTGFEALARIRERDGRIVAAADFQDAFADARNASDATRAMLRAVSADLRSWLDAGIAVGRVAVNLAPADFAHGHLVEEVQEIFVAAGVPLDRLALEITESVYLGRRELLVQRQMEALRSLGIKLALDDFGTGYASLTHLLFTPVDTLKVDKSFVDHLNNDEQTGGAVINGLMRIAEKLGVEVVAEGVETVEQRERLVGLGCRLGQGHLYSGALDSAAVGTLMRTMPARLPSTPLPTSIRSRGIRRRVQTRAA is encoded by the coding sequence GTGGTTGATCTTCAGAAGCTGATCCTCGAAATGATCGCCCGCGGCGAAGTGCTGGCGGCGACGGCGGAAAGGCTGTGCCGCGAGATGGAGCGGCTGGCGCCCGGCGTGGTCTGCTCGATTGTCGGAGGCGAGCCGGACGCGACAATGCGCTTGATTGCGGCCCCTAGTCTGCCCGAGGATTACCAGGCAGTTTTCGATAGTCTGGGCATTAGGCCAAGCGAAGCTCCCGGCGGCGGCGAGCCTGGCGACGGCAGTAAGGCCATAGGCGATCCCGCAGCCGATTTCCTTTCTGCGGTAGCGCTGCCGCCTGGTGTCGGCGCTCGCTGGTCGGCTCCGATTCGGTCGGCCGGGAAGCTGGTCGGGGCGCTGACATTCTTTTTTCCCGAGCAACGGGTGGCGACCGATCTCGAGCGAGAAATCGCTGCGGTCGGTATCGAGCTTTGCCGGATCGCGTTCGAACGCGATTTTGCCCTGCGCGCCAACCAGCGGCTGCTCTACACCGACTCGCTAACCGGCCTCCATAATCGGGCCTGCTTCGAAGAGGCGCTGATGGAGCCGCCTTCCACCGGTGGATCCGCATTGCTGCTGGTCGACATCGATGGCCTTAAAACCGTCAACGATACCTTTGGCCACAATACGGGCGACAGCTTGATTCGAACGATTGCCCAGCGCCTCGCCGAGGCGGCGGCTCCCTATCGCGCCTTCCGAATCGGGGGGGACGAACTGGCGGTCCTGGCGGCGGCAGAGGATGTAGTGCCTTTGGCCCACCGCATTCTGGATAGATTGGGACAAGCTGCCGATTGTGCGGGCCACATGTTGGTGCCGAGCATGACCATCGGTGCGGCGATCCGGGCGATCGACGACAAAAGCGGCATGATCATGCGTCAAAATGCCGATCTCGCTTTATACCACGGCAAGGATGACGGCGGACGCGGCAGCCTGGTTCTGTACGCGCCTGAGTTGCGCACCCGCATGAACCGCCGGTTACGCGCGATCGATCAGTTGCGAAGGGCGCTGGCGGAGGGCCGGATCGAAGCACGTTATCAACCGATCGTGCGGCTCGACAGCGGAGCGGTCACCGGCTTTGAGGCGTTGGCGCGCATTCGCGAGCGCGATGGACGGATCGTCGCGGCTGCCGATTTCCAGGATGCCTTTGCCGACGCCCGCAATGCGTCCGACGCGACGCGCGCGATGCTGCGCGCGGTCTCGGCGGATCTGCGCTCCTGGCTGGATGCGGGCATCGCGGTCGGGCGGGTGGCGGTCAATCTGGCACCCGCCGACTTCGCGCATGGACATTTGGTCGAGGAGGTTCAGGAAATCTTTGTCGCCGCTGGCGTGCCGCTCGACCGGCTCGCGCTCGAGATCACCGAATCGGTTTATCTCGGCCGCCGCGAGCTGCTCGTGCAACGTCAGATGGAGGCGTTGCGAAGCCTGGGCATCAAATTGGCACTGGACGATTTCGGCACCGGCTACGCTTCGCTCACCCATCTTCTGTTCACGCCGGTAGATACGCTCAAGGTCGACAAATCTTTCGTCGATCATCTCAACAATGACGAGCAGACCGGCGGTGCCGTGATCAACGGCCTGATGCGTATCGCGGAAAAGCTTGGCGTGGAGGTGGTGGCGGAAGGCGTCGAGACGGTGGAACAGCGGGAGCGGCTGGTAGGCCTTGGTTGCCGTCTTGGCCAAGGCCACCTCTATTCCGGGGCGCTCGACAGCGCGGCGGTCGGCACCCTCATGCGGACCATGCCGGCGCGGCTGCCTTCGACACCGCTTCCTACTTCGATCCGCTCGCGCGGCATCCGACGCAGGGTGCAGACGCGCGCCGCCTGA
- a CDS encoding sterol desaturase family protein — translation MNSVTSISVKPSFWRREHHLDRMNLKQLVVAYFQYPAVIAYLLLAAASIGVWFAYPASALATVASAAVAVLLYPLVWYTLHRFVLHSRWMFKVPMLAATWKRIHYDHHQDPNRLEILFGALHTTLPPIMLATMPIGYLFGGIGGAAAGLASGLLTTAFYEFCHCIQHLAYTPKHPLLVKMKQRHMAHHFHDETGNFGITNFFWDRLFGTSYAKVSERKKSPTVFNLGYTPEVAKVYPKVAELSGGVATGHPSTRIRG, via the coding sequence ATTAACAGCGTGACGAGTATTTCGGTCAAACCCAGCTTCTGGCGGCGAGAGCATCATCTTGATCGCATGAACTTGAAGCAATTGGTGGTCGCCTATTTCCAGTATCCGGCGGTGATCGCTTATCTGCTGCTGGCAGCGGCCTCGATCGGCGTGTGGTTTGCCTATCCCGCGTCGGCGCTGGCGACTGTCGCGTCGGCCGCGGTCGCCGTCCTGCTATACCCGCTCGTCTGGTACACGCTGCATCGTTTCGTGCTGCACAGCCGCTGGATGTTCAAGGTTCCGATGCTGGCTGCGACCTGGAAGCGCATCCACTACGATCACCATCAAGATCCCAACCGGCTCGAAATCCTGTTCGGCGCGCTTCACACGACGCTGCCGCCGATCATGCTTGCGACCATGCCGATCGGGTACCTGTTCGGCGGTATCGGCGGAGCGGCGGCGGGCCTTGCCTCAGGCCTGCTTACGACGGCCTTCTATGAATTCTGCCACTGCATTCAGCATCTAGCTTACACGCCGAAACATCCTTTGCTCGTGAAGATGAAGCAGCGTCACATGGCGCATCATTTCCACGACGAGACCGGCAATTTCGGCATCACCAATTTCTTTTGGGATCGCCTGTTCGGCACCAGCTATGCCAAAGTGAGCGAGCGCAAGAAGAGCCCAACCGTCTTCAATCTTGGCTACACGCCTGAGGTAGCGAAGGTCTATCCGAAGGTTGCCGAGCTTTCCGGTGGCGTCGCCACGGGACATCCATCCACCCGTATCAGGGGATAA
- a CDS encoding HlyD family efflux transporter periplasmic adaptor subunit, translated as MADQPNPQMAASSPAADEAPTRTLAQRRRKWLTILAAVVVGIALLFTLYHFLIGVRHVSTDNAYVGADTAQITPLVAGAVESVRVANTQIVHKGDILVTIDPADAKIAVERAAADLAQAEHEFVQSRATGGALQAQIGARSSDIDRARAEMIAAQASYDKARVDLARRQSLARSGAVSGDELTSATNAFAAAQAQLAVARSGIAQAQANRVAASENYNANQALVQGSMASNPDVAAARSRLDAAKLDLSRTIIKAPFDGVIAQRNVQIGQRIAAGTPIMTVVPVTRMYVDANYKEGQLKKVKVGQKARLTSDLYGGSVVFHGTVTGLAGGTGSAFAIIPAQNATGNWIKVVQRLPVRIMLDPAELQQHPLRVGLSMDATIDVGG; from the coding sequence ATGGCCGATCAACCCAATCCGCAAATGGCCGCTTCGAGCCCGGCCGCCGACGAAGCGCCGACGCGCACGCTCGCCCAGCGCCGCAGGAAGTGGCTCACGATCCTCGCCGCCGTGGTCGTCGGCATCGCACTTCTCTTCACGCTGTATCACTTCCTCATCGGCGTGCGGCACGTCTCGACCGACAATGCCTATGTTGGCGCCGATACCGCGCAGATAACTCCATTGGTGGCTGGCGCGGTTGAGAGCGTTCGGGTGGCTAACACCCAGATCGTGCACAAGGGCGATATCCTGGTGACGATCGACCCGGCCGACGCGAAGATCGCAGTTGAGCGGGCAGCGGCCGATCTGGCGCAAGCCGAACATGAGTTCGTTCAGAGCCGCGCTACGGGCGGTGCGCTCCAGGCGCAGATCGGCGCGCGCAGCAGCGACATCGACCGCGCTCGGGCCGAGATGATTGCCGCGCAAGCGTCCTACGACAAGGCGCGGGTGGATCTCGCCCGCCGCCAGAGCCTTGCCAGATCGGGCGCCGTCTCCGGCGATGAGCTGACTAGCGCAACCAACGCCTTTGCCGCCGCCCAGGCGCAACTCGCCGTCGCGCGTTCCGGAATTGCCCAGGCACAGGCCAACCGTGTCGCGGCTTCGGAGAATTACAACGCCAATCAGGCGCTGGTGCAGGGCTCGATGGCGAGCAATCCGGACGTCGCTGCCGCCCGCTCGCGGCTCGACGCCGCCAAGCTCGACCTCTCGCGCACAATCATCAAAGCGCCCTTTGACGGAGTAATCGCACAGCGCAACGTCCAGATCGGACAGCGGATCGCGGCGGGCACGCCGATCATGACGGTGGTGCCGGTCACCCGCATGTACGTCGATGCGAATTACAAGGAAGGCCAGCTCAAGAAGGTCAAGGTCGGGCAGAAAGCGCGGCTGACGTCGGATCTCTACGGCGGCAGCGTCGTCTTTCATGGCACGGTAACCGGCCTCGCCGGTGGCACCGGATCCGCCTTCGCGATCATCCCGGCACAGAATGCCACCGGCAATTGGATCAAGGTGGTGCAGCGCTTGCCGGTGCGCATCATGCTCGACCCGGCCGAGCTACAGCAGCATCCGTTGCGCGTCGGGCTGTCGATGGACGCGACGATCGACGTCGGAGGCTAA
- a CDS encoding TetR/AcrR family transcriptional regulator has product MELSTPPGRREVRKADRRRTILEVAERSFLERGFADTSMSTIAAELGGSKTTLWSYFPSKDDLFAAVLDSKIESFRTALDEALIPTGGTTGALSRFGHVFLNKILSPSSIALHRLIVAEAERFPAMGETFAARGPDRVRSRLCRYMEEEMAAGRLRQGEPITAARQFVALLQAGCYLDRLWRPARAPNTDIDGDVASAIETFMRAWGPTAK; this is encoded by the coding sequence ATGGAATTGAGCACGCCCCCCGGCCGGCGCGAGGTCCGCAAGGCCGATCGTAGGCGCACCATTCTCGAGGTGGCCGAGCGATCGTTCCTGGAACGCGGTTTCGCCGATACGTCGATGTCCACAATCGCTGCCGAACTGGGTGGTTCCAAGACTACCTTGTGGAGCTATTTTCCGTCCAAGGATGACCTATTCGCGGCAGTGCTCGATTCGAAGATCGAGAGTTTTCGAACTGCACTCGACGAAGCGCTCATTCCGACGGGGGGGACGACTGGGGCATTGTCGCGCTTCGGGCATGTTTTCCTTAACAAGATATTGTCACCTTCGTCGATCGCGCTTCACCGCCTGATCGTCGCAGAGGCCGAACGTTTCCCCGCGATGGGCGAGACCTTCGCCGCGCGCGGTCCGGATCGCGTCCGCTCGCGGCTGTGCCGTTACATGGAAGAGGAAATGGCAGCGGGGCGCCTGCGCCAAGGAGAGCCGATCACTGCCGCACGGCAGTTCGTCGCCCTGCTGCAGGCCGGCTGCTATCTCGACCGGCTGTGGCGTCCCGCGCGCGCGCCTAACACCGATATTGACGGCGATGTGGCGTCCGCGATCGAGACCTTCATGCGGGCTTGGGGCCCGACCGCGAAGTGA
- a CDS encoding DHA2 family efflux MFS transporter permease subunit — MAANPAPSRDGCALSGPTMWLAGGVLALSNFMVVLDTSIANVSVPHIAGSLAISPDQGTWVITSYSVAEAICVPLTGWLAMRFGTVKVYLAAMAGFGLFSILCGMSPTLGALVAARIGQGICGGPIMPLTQTLLLRVFPSEKRGQAMGLWAMTTVVAPIAGPVLGGTISDNWSWHWIFFINIPIAITCVVGSYMLVRRCETAQVRARIDAGGMALLVLWVGALQIMLDLGRDRDWFHSTFIVALACIAAVGFVTFLIWELTQDNPAVDLRVFRHRGFSASVIALAVTYGTFFSAVVVTPQWLQGAMGYTAQWSGYVTAWQGLLAVVFSLIVGKLSGKFDPRLLVSFGMCWMAGSIFVRSGWTSSTDYWTLALPHLAMGLGMPFFFVPLTILSLGSVQPKETASAAGLSSFMRTLSGAVGTSVATTIWANGAVRTHAELVGSINPSPGLVAQLESSGYSPAQVRAMVENLLTQESLVISLDHMFEIATALLLLSAALIWLVPKPRKAVDTSQAH; from the coding sequence ATGGCGGCGAACCCCGCCCCGAGCCGGGACGGCTGCGCACTTTCCGGCCCGACGATGTGGCTCGCCGGAGGCGTGCTCGCGCTCAGCAATTTCATGGTGGTGCTCGATACGTCGATCGCCAACGTGTCCGTACCGCATATTGCTGGCAGCCTGGCTATCTCGCCGGATCAGGGTACGTGGGTGATCACGTCCTACTCGGTCGCGGAGGCGATCTGCGTTCCGCTCACCGGCTGGCTTGCGATGCGTTTCGGGACCGTGAAAGTCTATCTGGCCGCGATGGCCGGCTTCGGCCTGTTTTCGATCCTGTGCGGCATGTCCCCGACGCTCGGCGCGCTCGTTGCCGCCCGTATCGGGCAAGGCATTTGCGGCGGCCCGATCATGCCGCTGACGCAGACGTTGTTGCTGCGGGTCTTCCCTTCCGAGAAACGCGGCCAGGCTATGGGATTATGGGCGATGACGACCGTCGTCGCGCCGATCGCCGGGCCGGTGCTCGGCGGCACGATCAGCGACAATTGGTCGTGGCATTGGATCTTCTTCATCAACATTCCGATCGCGATCACCTGCGTGGTCGGCAGCTATATGCTGGTGCGCCGCTGCGAGACCGCACAGGTCCGCGCCCGCATCGATGCCGGCGGCATGGCCCTGCTTGTGCTGTGGGTCGGCGCGCTCCAGATCATGCTCGACCTCGGCCGTGACCGCGACTGGTTTCATTCCACCTTCATCGTTGCGCTCGCGTGCATCGCGGCAGTGGGTTTCGTGACCTTCCTGATCTGGGAATTGACGCAGGACAATCCCGCGGTCGATCTACGCGTGTTCCGACATCGCGGGTTCAGCGCAAGCGTGATCGCTCTCGCGGTGACCTATGGCACATTCTTCTCGGCCGTCGTGGTCACCCCGCAATGGTTGCAGGGAGCAATGGGTTATACAGCCCAATGGTCCGGATATGTCACCGCCTGGCAGGGCCTGCTCGCGGTGGTTTTCTCGCTGATCGTAGGCAAGCTCAGCGGCAAGTTCGATCCGCGGCTGCTGGTATCCTTCGGCATGTGCTGGATGGCCGGCAGCATCTTCGTCCGCTCCGGCTGGACCTCGTCGACTGACTATTGGACGCTCGCCCTGCCCCATCTCGCCATGGGTCTTGGTATGCCCTTCTTCTTCGTACCGCTGACCATCCTGTCGCTCGGCTCGGTCCAGCCCAAGGAGACCGCGTCGGCCGCCGGCCTCTCCAGCTTCATGCGAACTTTGTCGGGCGCCGTGGGAACATCGGTGGCGACCACCATATGGGCGAACGGCGCGGTCCGGACCCATGCCGAACTGGTCGGATCGATCAATCCGTCCCCCGGGTTGGTGGCCCAGCTGGAAAGCAGCGGCTATAGCCCGGCGCAGGTGCGGGCGATGGTCGAAAATCTGCTTACACAGGAAAGCTTGGTCATTTCTCTCGACCATATGTTCGAAATTGCGACCGCCCTGCTGCTGCTCTCGGCGGCCCTGATCTGGCTCGTGCCCAAGCCGCGCAAGGCAGTCGATACATCTCAGGCCCATTAA
- a CDS encoding 2Fe-2S iron-sulfur cluster-binding protein, which translates to MPKLIVVTREGEEREIEGDVGLSVMEVIRDAGIDELLALCGGCCSCATCHVHVDPAFADRLPVMSDDENELLAISDDRDETSRLSCQIDFSDALDGMKVTIAAED; encoded by the coding sequence ATGCCCAAGCTGATCGTCGTCACCCGCGAAGGCGAGGAGCGCGAAATTGAGGGCGATGTCGGCCTGTCGGTGATGGAGGTAATCCGCGATGCCGGGATCGACGAGTTGCTCGCCTTATGCGGAGGTTGCTGCTCATGTGCGACCTGCCACGTTCACGTCGATCCGGCTTTTGCCGACCGGCTGCCGGTAATGAGCGACGATGAGAATGAGCTGCTCGCCATTTCCGATGACCGCGACGAAACATCGCGCCTGTCCTGTCAGATCGACTTTTCGGACGCGCTGGACGGGATGAAGGTCACGATCGCCGCGGAAGACTGA
- a CDS encoding N-acetyltransferase, which yields MPNGITIRPVLTKADRKAFVDLPFRLYADNPAWVPPLKDEAYGLITPGKNPFFEHAEAQLYLAERAGKVVGRISASIDHMWTPMPPEKGGGADSGNWGYLDAEDKAVADLLIGQAEEWLRTHGVKRSIGPISMSIWEEPGLLIKGHDHPPTVMMGYDDARYEAWVESWGYAKVKDLHTWDLDITKDFPPLIARIVQSGQKNSRIRVRDVNKKKFAAEAAIILNILNDAWSGNWGFVPFTESEIAFAGKKMKPIIFNDLVKIAEYDGEPVAFMMTWPDLNEMQADLNGNLFPFGFIKLLWRLNGGLTGIPKVRTTRVPLMGVVKHLQASRLASQLAFMMIEDTRQAALKFYGSTHSEIGWILEDNQGMNSIASTIESRINKTYRIYEKAI from the coding sequence ATGCCGAACGGGATCACGATCCGCCCGGTTCTCACCAAGGCGGACCGCAAGGCTTTCGTCGACCTCCCGTTCCGGCTCTATGCCGACAATCCGGCCTGGGTGCCGCCGCTCAAGGACGAGGCCTACGGGCTGATTACGCCCGGCAAGAATCCCTTTTTCGAGCACGCCGAGGCGCAGCTCTATCTGGCGGAGCGGGCGGGCAAAGTCGTCGGCCGTATCTCTGCCTCGATCGATCATATGTGGACGCCGATGCCGCCGGAAAAAGGCGGCGGCGCCGATAGCGGGAATTGGGGCTATCTCGATGCCGAGGACAAGGCCGTCGCCGACCTGCTGATCGGACAGGCGGAGGAGTGGCTCCGCACGCATGGCGTCAAGCGCTCGATCGGGCCGATTTCGATGTCGATCTGGGAAGAGCCTGGTCTGCTGATCAAAGGTCACGATCATCCACCCACGGTGATGATGGGCTATGACGACGCGCGCTATGAGGCATGGGTGGAGAGCTGGGGCTATGCCAAGGTCAAGGATCTCCACACGTGGGATCTGGACATCACCAAGGACTTCCCGCCCCTCATCGCGCGGATCGTGCAATCCGGTCAGAAAAATTCGCGGATTCGCGTCCGCGACGTCAACAAGAAGAAGTTCGCCGCCGAGGCGGCGATCATCCTCAATATCCTCAACGACGCATGGAGCGGGAATTGGGGCTTCGTACCCTTCACCGAGAGCGAGATCGCGTTCGCGGGGAAGAAAATGAAGCCGATCATCTTCAACGATCTCGTCAAGATCGCCGAATATGACGGCGAGCCGGTCGCCTTCATGATGACCTGGCCCGATCTCAACGAGATGCAGGCCGATCTCAACGGCAATCTGTTTCCGTTCGGCTTCATCAAATTACTATGGCGCCTGAACGGCGGCCTGACCGGCATACCCAAGGTCCGGACTACACGCGTTCCCCTGATGGGCGTCGTGAAGCATCTTCAGGCCAGCCGGCTGGCGAGCCAGCTAGCTTTCATGATGATCGAAGATACGCGTCAGGCCGCACTTAAATTCTATGGCTCGACACATAGCGAGATCGGCTGGATTTTGGAGGACAATCAGGGGATGAATTCCATCGCCTCGACGATCGAGAGCCGGATCAACAAGACGTACCGCATCTACGAAAAGGCGATCTGA
- a CDS encoding efflux transporter outer membrane subunit codes for MVFRVAKLLMLGAFVPLAACVPNLGDKPVPRAASSLAAQRSLPDQGGQWPGDGWWQAYGDPQLDQLIAEGVAGSPDIAAAAARLARAEGVARTSRAPLGPTIGAEGSAGKVKQSYNNGFPREFLPKGWKDTGNVDTRFSLDLDLWGRNRAQLRAALAERDAARVERAQARLTIATSIAASYADLARLFAERDVAEEALRIQQDTASLVADRVRNGVDTQGQLRQAAAAVPAARADLGAIDEQIALTRNQLAALTGAGPDRGLAITRPKSAALATLALPASAGIDLVGRRPDIVAARARVEAQAERVKAARAAFYPDISLSGLVGLQALGFGNVLKSGSTYGNFGPAFTLPIFDSGRRSGDYRVARADYDAAVADYDRTLINALQDVADAVASRSALGQQASDARASLADSQKAFEIARLRYRAGLSTYLDVLTAEQALIVARRRDADLSARAFTLDVALVRALGGGFSGV; via the coding sequence ATGGTTTTTCGGGTAGCAAAGCTGCTGATGCTTGGCGCGTTCGTGCCACTGGCGGCGTGTGTGCCGAACTTGGGCGACAAGCCCGTTCCGCGCGCGGCGTCCAGTCTTGCGGCACAGCGCAGCCTCCCGGATCAAGGTGGCCAATGGCCAGGCGATGGCTGGTGGCAGGCTTATGGCGATCCACAGCTCGACCAGCTGATTGCAGAGGGCGTGGCCGGATCTCCCGACATTGCTGCCGCCGCCGCGCGGCTCGCACGCGCCGAAGGTGTCGCCCGGACGAGCCGCGCGCCTTTGGGACCGACGATCGGGGCCGAAGGCAGCGCCGGTAAGGTAAAGCAGAGCTACAATAACGGCTTTCCAAGGGAATTCCTGCCCAAGGGCTGGAAGGATACGGGCAATGTCGACACCCGTTTCAGCCTCGATCTCGATCTTTGGGGCCGTAACCGCGCGCAACTTCGCGCCGCGCTTGCCGAGCGCGATGCCGCACGGGTCGAGCGCGCCCAGGCGCGGTTGACGATCGCCACCTCGATTGCGGCATCTTATGCCGACCTTGCTCGTCTATTTGCGGAACGCGACGTCGCCGAGGAGGCGCTGCGCATTCAGCAGGATACTGCCAGCCTGGTTGCCGACCGCGTACGCAACGGCGTCGATACGCAGGGCCAGTTGCGCCAGGCGGCGGCCGCCGTTCCCGCGGCGCGGGCCGACCTCGGCGCGATCGACGAGCAGATCGCGCTGACGCGCAATCAGCTTGCTGCTTTGACCGGCGCCGGTCCGGATCGGGGCCTGGCCATCACCCGGCCGAAATCCGCCGCTCTGGCTACGCTTGCCCTGCCCGCGTCGGCCGGCATCGACCTCGTAGGACGTCGGCCGGACATCGTCGCCGCCCGTGCGCGGGTGGAGGCCCAGGCGGAGCGCGTCAAGGCTGCGCGCGCCGCTTTCTATCCCGACATCAGCCTGAGCGGGCTGGTCGGGCTGCAGGCGCTCGGCTTCGGTAACGTGCTAAAGTCGGGATCCACCTACGGTAATTTCGGACCGGCGTTCACCTTGCCGATCTTCGATAGCGGCCGGCGATCAGGCGATTACCGCGTGGCTCGCGCCGATTATGATGCAGCTGTGGCGGACTATGACCGCACGTTGATCAACGCCCTGCAGGATGTCGCCGATGCGGTCGCCAGCCGCAGCGCGCTTGGCCAACAGGCAAGCGATGCCCGCGCCTCGCTTGCCGACAGTCAGAAAGCCTTTGAAATCGCCCGGCTGCGTTACCGCGCCGGCTTGTCGACCTACCTCGATGTGCTTACCGCGGAACAGGCGCTGATTGTCGCCCGCCGCCGCGATGCCGACCTATCCGCAAGAGCTTTCACGCTGGACGTCGCACTCGTGCGCGCGCTTGGCGGCGGCTTTAGCGGCGTCTGA
- the mobA gene encoding molybdenum cofactor guanylyltransferase, whose amino-acid sequence MPWTALLLAGQRPGVDPLAEAFGQQWKSLVPVAGEAMLSRVAKTLLASPSITHVVVVAQRPDHLFVGDCAWLADEPRISSAVSVSGIAVSIAGLAGTKAASWPVLVTTADHPLLTPAMVEAMIAGVGDADVAVGVVSSDVLLTAYPDNRRTWLKFARGAWTGANLFALASERARPALLAWSEVERDRKKALKLIWHFGPWLAVRAITRTITLAGALSKAGRTLGAVVRPIALPFAEAGIDVDKPSDHALAEQILAARA is encoded by the coding sequence ATGCCGTGGACGGCGTTGTTGCTCGCAGGCCAGCGACCGGGCGTCGATCCGCTGGCAGAGGCGTTCGGTCAGCAATGGAAATCGTTGGTTCCGGTTGCCGGCGAAGCGATGCTGTCACGCGTGGCAAAGACATTGCTCGCCAGTCCGTCCATCACGCATGTGGTGGTTGTCGCTCAACGACCGGATCACCTGTTCGTCGGCGATTGCGCCTGGCTCGCGGACGAGCCGCGTATTTCGTCCGCTGTTTCGGTCAGCGGCATCGCCGTCAGCATTGCAGGCCTTGCCGGCACGAAGGCGGCGAGTTGGCCCGTGTTGGTGACCACCGCCGATCATCCGTTGCTCACCCCGGCGATGGTCGAAGCGATGATCGCGGGCGTAGGCGATGCTGACGTAGCCGTTGGGGTTGTCTCCAGCGACGTGCTGCTCACCGCCTATCCGGACAATCGCCGCACCTGGCTGAAGTTCGCGCGAGGGGCCTGGACCGGCGCTAACCTTTTCGCCCTAGCATCGGAGCGCGCACGACCAGCATTGCTCGCCTGGAGCGAGGTCGAACGCGATCGTAAGAAAGCGCTGAAGCTGATCTGGCATTTCGGCCCATGGTTGGCCGTGCGTGCGATAACCCGCACCATTACCCTCGCCGGCGCGCTTTCGAAGGCGGGTCGGACGCTGGGCGCGGTGGTCCGGCCAATCGCCTTGCCTTTTGCGGAGGCCGGCATCGATGTCGACAAGCCGAGCGATCACGCGCTGGCCGAGCAGATATTGGCCGCACGGGCCTAG